Sequence from the Pogoniulus pusillus isolate bPogPus1 chromosome 16, bPogPus1.pri, whole genome shotgun sequence genome:
ATCCAACAAGTAACTCCAGCACATGCCCATCCAGAAAGGAATCTttctgctgggggcagctgtgagTTGGATGCAACACGAGTGATGCCAACGGAATTCTGCTCAGCTTAAACACACTTTCCAACTCTTCTGTGCCTATCCATTTGCCTGGCACTAAACTGAAATCCACTTTTAGTAGATAAAAATGCTGGGCTGTTAGAAATATCCAACAGGGATGGACCACACAGGCATTCTGATCAGAAGATCTATACATTGAAGAATAAAGTGCAGAACACAAAACATTTTTTGACCCATCTTTGCTATTGCCAGCTGACTCTGTTTGATGCAAGGTCTTCTGAATGTTGCTTTTATTCCCACAAACAAGGTATGTTGGGAAATACCCTTTTATTTCAATATCTTCAGCTGAAATGCAATGCCATTCCATAAGCTTACAGAGAAACTCCTGGAGGTTTGCTTTTCCACAGTACAGTGTGGAGCTTGGTAACACTGATGTGTAGTGTTGAGAGCAACGTGTGTGTAAACAGGAATAAAAGTCTTGaagattctgtgagtctgaaaTAATAAACAAACAGCTGTCACTGGTTTTCAGCTTCAGTGTTAAACAGATTTCTGGCAGGAGAAAGCCAAATTCTGTCAGATCAGTGTATGGAAAACACAGCACTAATTTCAAGGCAGAAGGGAGATGCTGGCAATTTCCTCTCAGTTCCTGATGAGGAATCTCGAACACGGCAAGCATATCATTGGTCAAGACTAAACAGGAAGCAAACTGCCTGAGTCCTTTATGAATGTGGATAGAAAAACTCCAGAGCATTTTGGCTATGTCAACACTCTCCATTGCTATGTCGTCAGATGACCAAGTATCAGAAGTAGTGCTAAACTCAAAAGTCTGATCTCCTTCATGAAGTCCCATCTCAAAATATCCATCTTCTTTGTCCGTGGTTCCGGAATCACCTGGAGGGCTTCCTTTGCTCTCTGTAAAGGAGGAGGTTgatctctgcacagcctgcacaaTCGAGGCAGAAAGGTGCTGGATAAAATCTTGGTTTGTGGCAGTGTATGACATACAATTGGAAGGCAAGATGATGGTGTTCCAGAGGTCAGGCACCGCACAGTGTTCTTCCTCTGAGCGATCCGAACTTTGAAAGAGATAAAGCCATGGTAAGGACATGCTCAAGTTCAAAACCAGTCAGAGCTACCTATGAATTACAGTGCTGCTTCTCAGAATTTGAAGGTTTGCTCTTGTTGGTAGGATTAAGTCAGAGCAGTCTCTGTACTGCACACAGCCATACATTTTAAAGGCTGACAGCATGGAACTCTATGGAAAGTAAAAATTGAAAGGTTGAAGTCATCCTTTATTTCCTATCCCCAGTGCAAATATCCTTACTAGTTAAAGCACTTTACACTACAGATAATGCTGGCTCTGAAGCTAGCAACTGCACTCTACAGTTCAAAGGCTAAAAAAACTTTACACCATTAAATTGGTTTTAGTTCAAAGCCCAAACCAGGCAATACCCAACGAAAGACTTTAGCCTTAAAGGCAAGGTTTAAAAGTGCAGCATCCACTTCATTAGCAAAAGCTAATGAAGATTTAAATCACAGCTTAGCTGTCTAGCTTACCATCTGTGATGACAATTTCCATGCTCTTTGAATGAATCCAATAGAGAGGCAGGAGGCTAaggagaagaaaacatcagCTACTTACAAGCTGTCAGACTTCAGCACACATGAAAATCAAGTTAGTGCTGGCTCCTATTTTTAAAGTTAGTCAACTCATTGCAAAGTCCTTACTGTTGTACTCATGGGCAGCTGTTTAGGTTGGTCATTCTGTTAAGTCAGCAAAAGAATGAACTCTGCTGCTGACTTGGGAACAGATACAACCTGTTGTGTCCAGCACATATTTTTTACTGAACAAAGGTAAATAGGTGAAGGAACTCAACAAAGACCAACTCCGCTGGTAGCAATGGGAAAGAGTCCTCTACATCTTGCTGTCTCATCCCTTGAAGCCATACATGTGAAGAGTGTTTCCAACACAACCAATGAAATCACGATACAGAAGTTACCAAACAGCAGGAGTTTGTAAGAGACAAATTAAAGGCCATTACCTACTGACAGGGAGAAAGGTTTTCTACTCTACTGCCAAGAAACTGCCTTCCAAAAACTCACATTGTAGTAGATAAGACAGAAGTCTTATGTTCAGTATCTAAATGGATATTAAATGATGTAACACTAACACTGGGTAAACATCTCCAAGTCATGATACAATGACAAAAATTTTCTGCAAGTCTTAAACCTGGATTATGCATTTAATTAAGAAGATGGAGCAACCCCTTGGCTCAAATTTGGGACTACCACCTTTTCCATTACAATAGCTCAGAGTATTGAAAATAATTTTGCTATGGATAATTATGACAAAAGTTGAATATCAGAAATAAACTCACAAAAAGTACCATAAAATAAACAGCATTAAGACAATTACTTGATTTTTACATCTGGAGTCTGGTGTTTCAAAGCATCTCTGGGGAACTGTATGGTCTGTAGGAGTCGAACCACTGGATTGCAAAAGACTGCTGGCTAGGACTGTTTCTTCACAAATTATTTCTAGAACAAATATAAACAGCTCTTAAAATCactgaagtaaaataaaaatgaacaTTTAATACCAAGGAAGTGGAATTAAAATTATATAATCAAGCTCTGAATATAGATCATTAAAGCTAAGGGATATGTTCACATACTGGCCAGGCCAAAAAAGGCAGGCAGATTTTTAGTCTAATTACAGAAATCTCTGTAACTGTACTGAAAGTTGCACTGTAGACTGCTAAAGCTTATTTTTTGAGCTTCAGCAATTTAAATCTCAACATCTAGAGTAAGAATTCTCCATGTGACTTAATCCTCATTGATAACTTTCACTACATTGCCAGGCAAGCAAAAACTCAGCAAAGTATTCTTCATAAACTCAGCAGTATGCTCTCAAATTTCTGTAGACTTGAAGTAAACAAAGAGAATACATCTGTGTAAAGCCTTCAGCCAGACTCAGAAGGTCTGGACTCCCAAACAACAATTATCTCACCTTATTCAGACTATTTTTGAAGGGTTCAATGCTGGCTCATCAGTAAAAACTTCTGAGTGAATATAAGCATTTGATGTTTTACCTGTTTGATattcacagcctcacacagatGCAAGAGAGTAAATCAGTTGTCAGTATTACCACAGAGACAGCCAGCTCAAGCAAAGAAATGTGCAAATAAACCACAGAAATTACACTGTGTGCTTCTGGCTTCAGCATAAAAAACCTTCTGCGTGCATCACTCTGGACTGATGGTAAAGTTTAGCAGACTACATCGAACCACCTCATAGAGGAAACACAAGAGGTGTTTATTACTTGAACAAAATACTGTGTTAGCAAGAAGGAAACTGGATTTGACAGGAAAACTAGAAGATGACAGCATTATTTTTGGGGTTGTTTCCTGCATAAATATTTAATCTTTTTCCATAAGCCATTTGCCAGTGACATTTACAGTGAATAATATGTAAGGGAAACAGATGGCGTCTAGAAAAACTGCAGAGAGAACAATTCATAGAAATAGCATAGCAGGAAATTAAATTCCATTATTGATGACTGAAGGTGAAACTCATTACCTAGCATATTTCCATCTTTAAAATACACAATTTCTCCAGCTAGATACGTGGCAAGCAACTTCCATTAATCAAGCTGAGAAATAGCCTGCCCTAGTCCTCGTTTTCACATTCATCAAAGCCTCCCCCAAGATTTTAGTAGAGGAACCTTAACAATAGGACTGCAGTAAATAAACCTTGGACCTTGTACCAGTTTTTTATAAAGCTCCAAAGTACTTCAGAAAGAAAGATtacctagatttttttttatcccaaGATTCATTTACTCCTGAATATTTACTGTAGTAGAAAAAGACTTGGCAAATAACTCTTAAACAGACAGGGTGCCTGGTAGCATGCATTTTTACAGCTAGTACTGGATAAAGTGCAGGCTGTTGTACAGACAAAATGTCTTGATCCTGCAACTTAAAACACTCAATACTTTACAAAGCAAGCACTGACTTCATTCTGGAAATGGTCCCATTTTATCTGTGGATGAAAAGTGATCTAGAAAGGCTACAAAGGCAAATCAAGTACATAAACAGCAAGTGAATCCATATCTAAGTTGCCTGACTTTTTAATCAGTTGCTGTCAGAGCAATTTCTTTGTCACAGACTGAACTAAGAAACCTCTACTAATGTTGCAGATATCACAGCAATGGACTTTTTCCAGAGCTTTTCAGGCATGTTTCTCTCCCCCATCTACCAATCTACCAAGTTATTGGGAAGAGGTAACTGGTCCATCCTGAATTACTTAAGACTACAATCCCCACTCTTTAAACTGTTACAAAGTCTTCTCCACCTACTGATACCCTGCTGCACTTTTAAACTTTCAACCAGGCAAAAGCCATCACTAAGTATCTTTGTCAGTTCTGTCACAAATGACTATTGGCACAGAGCAGACTTAgaggctcctgcagcaggtgAAAGAAGCCACTCTTCTACGTTCCAGACACTTGAaaagtaccaaaaaaaaaaaaggattctcAGGTAAGATTAGGAGGTGCTGTAGAGCAAAGCCAACGTGCTGAGATCACAGGCTCAGGCAGAACACTCATCCCACGACTGTCTTCTACTTTGTCTTTTTTCTGGTTTGACAGAAATGCAGCTCTTGCAAAAAAAACATCAATGGAACCTATGTTGCTTGAACTCATGTTTTCCAGACCAATGATGAGATAGAGAAGCAACTTTAAGACATGTCTATACACACCACGGTTTTCCATTAAGGCTGATGTCTATACCAAGAGAAGATATATATGTAGTCctctgcaggatgctgcagtaAGAAGTCCTGTACCCAAGCTTCCACTACAGTTAGTTAACACCATGGGGAACAACAGGTTTACTTTGCTGATCCACATAGTGAAACTTGCACTTTCTAAACCAATACCACCGAGCTTTTCTGCTTTGTCTTGCTAAGCCCTACATCCACACACGTAATATTCATGTATATCAATGCAGCTCAGAAAAGCAGAACCAAAaggctcagcccagcagcacgATACATACATGATTACCTTGGCTGGAGCTGACAggaccaggcagagagggagaagaaggacGAACAGTAAGAGAAGAACAGTTTGatttggagctggcagcagtgagccTGGAGTCCTCACTGATCTAATAAAGAAAGTATGAAGtgattaaagaaaaaacaacgaAATACAGCAGACATTAGATCCTCAACTACAGTAAGTCTACAAAGCTTTCTCAATCTCAGTAAAAGGAAAGTTAGTGCCAGCTTTGTTTGTGGAGGGTGTGTGGTGTCACATCAGCTGAAGTTTCTATATTCACACTAAGTAGAATTCCACTAAGACTCAATTCAGAGAAGCCATTCTGATCACTGGTTAATACTGTACTGACAAAACCAGCAGCAAGTTTCACAAACCACAAGAGAGTAACAACTATTTCTACACTGTAGGGATAAAATAGGTTCTGATAAGTTTATCACCAAAAGAGGACTAACCAACAACACCCACAGGCAGAtatgagaggaggaaaggaggtttAAAGATCTCTGCTTATTTTTCCACTGCTAAGCACCCACAAGAAGGATGTTTGAGAAAGTGATTTCAGTACTCTGCAACacaagcagtaaaaaaaaaaagaaaatcacacCTCTGTTGTATTTGTATGAGATGCAAGAGACGGATAGTAAGGGCACCTGCACATCTGAGGTGTACACCATTATCTGCACATTCATGGTGTACACTTAAGTAATTTTATCTTTTCCTCCCACTTTCTCCCTCCCAAGCCAGGACAAAAAGTTAGATAATCACTGAAATTACATTGAAAGCCAAATAGGAAAGAGGCAACATTAAAAGTTTGTACCACATCAGAGCAACAAAGAAAGCACAAACACTTTAATGCTAAGGAAATTTTGCTGAATTCTGCTTAATTCTATTTTGTAGAAGTATTTTTGTCAGCTGCTTTTGCATGCAGCACATTCtactcctctcccagcaccaaACTCACCTTTTTATCAGAGCTGCTCAGTTTGTATTTCACCTCCTTTGCTTTCTGAATAGCTTTTAACACTTCCACAGTGTCTAGTTCCTTTTCTGTGGTAACAATATTATCCAAACAGACCTACAAAAAAAGTGTTAACACTTCTAAAAATATtgaaaaggcagctctgcaacTCAATTTTTAATAATGCAATGATAAAAAGACATATGATCTTAATGCTCACTATGTGCATCTTTGTAACCATTGCACAAATACAATTATCAGAGTTTGCTCTAACACAGGAATTTAACTCAGAGACACTTGGAAATCTAACACCCTCCTTAGCACAACTGTGTTTCAGCTGTCACCCAGTGAAGACATGCTGTGACACACAGTGAAGAAACTTTCATTAGATCCAGAAGCACAATCAAATTACATTAATGTGGTTTCATCCCCTTAAGATCTTCTCTGGTGCACATGGAAAACTCCTCACATTTTTAGAACACCTATGCTGCTTTTCTTACTGAGATTAAAaagtctgggtttgtttttggttttttattaTTCAAATGTCAGCTACCATGTAAGAAGTGCACCATGACTTACCTCTGAGGCCCTGTCCCCAAACTGAGCAAGCACTTTGGTGCGGTAGTCAGGGATGATGCTCAGCGGGTTGCTGGACAAGACCACCTTTTCCAAGCATGGCAGGTTTCCTATGTTTTTCACTTCTTCAATCTGAAAGGTTTTGAAGAAAAGGGTAAACATAGACTAGTCACAAGAAAACAAGCATCCAGACTGACCATTTTTTGTTTAAATTACATACACAcatcaaacaggaaaaaaaccacactaCAGCCACTTTCAATTATTCACAGTTTCATCCACGTGAAGAAATTGCTTGTGGCCTGAAGTACAAATTCAGTGTGACACCAGATATCAGCAGTTTAAGTTACCTGATCTATTTTGTTGTTGCTCAGATCCAAGTTGACTAACGAGTACAGTTTGTTGAGACCAGACAGCCTTTCCAGCTGATTTCCTGCTAAATTCAGAGTTTTGATGTTTCCCAGTTTTGTGTGAACACCTTCTAGTGATGTAAGCTTGTTGTAGGACAAGTCCAGGTGAACAAGGTTGTAGAGATGCTacaaaaaacacagaaaatccATCTCATACACCAACTCACTACAATTAAACAACAGAAACTGTAGCTTGCCCACTCTTTTGTACATGCTGGATGCTGCCAAGTGTGAAAAACATTACATGAAATCCTTTATTACACAGATTTCAACTTCATAGACATGAAACTTCCTCAACTGCATTTTGATCAACCCACAGATGCAGAGGATAGCAAATTAATGTAGTTAAGAACTAAATAGTATATCAAAATTGCAAAGGAACAGACCGTTAAGTGTACTTGGTGTTATGAACGATAGCCTGTTTGGGTTTACACCAGTCTTCATGAAGAAAAGGAGCAACAAAATTTTGAAGCAATAAAATCTGTGTTCCAAGGGTTCAGGCaactcaaagggaaaaaaaaaaatcactttcaaAAACATCACTTACCTGTAAGTTTTCTACTAGAGACACCCCATTGTGACTCAAATCCAGGAATTCAATCTTTGGAATTAGTTTCTAGAaaagcaaggagaaaaaaaaaatgcatgtgTTAAATGCCCCAGAGCTTCTCCATCAAACTGTACTTCATTCACCATCAGCTGATCAACAAGCAAAGGAGAGCCACAGTCTCTTTTCTCAGCTGTTGGTAGTAAGAAACAACCTACTGCAGTAAGAGTTGAGTCCTGCTCACAAGAAAACCAAGTGACACTGAGGAACATGGTTAAGTTTTAGTTTGAAATCTGGTTTCTCACTGCAGACAAATAAGTAGCTCTCAGGGAGGTGCATCAACTACAGAACAAACTCACTGGCAGGCATTTCAATCCCACCACCCAAGCCTATCTGTGTCACACAGAAACCTGGCGAAAGATGAtaccaaaacccaaagcaagtTCTGTGATTTGCTTCCATGTTTTGAAGATACCAGCCAAACATTAGCAGCTCACAAACATCTCTCAAATACACATTATCCCAGAATGCCTTTTGGTTTTGCAGAATTCAAACCTTGAATCTGGTGCTGAATTTTGACATCAGTGTATTTGCATCAGCTTTATTTCAAGTGTAATGTCACCAATGGCTTGCCTAGTAGCTAAGGCTTGGACTCCGACCTGAAGAACCCTAAGTCCACCTCACAATAAATCCTGAACAACAAAACTGCTCTCAGGTCCATGATCTCTAGCCCAGCTACAGACTATTTCTACTGCACATGGgtaatttaagaaaaaaattatGTCCATATTTGACCTGTTCTTATGATGAAaggtattttttccccttaattcaTCGTCAAAGCTTAATTCTAAGGCACTGGCAAAACATTCCACATTCTTCATAGTGTTTTGATGTCAAGAAAGCTGTCAGCAAGTCACACATTTTTAAATACCCAGGAATCTTCAACTTTGACAAAGCTCCAAAGCTGAGCCTGAGAGATGCTTTGTTTTTCCAACACTCTCCCCCCATTTGTTAAGTGGCCTAAAGCCAATGAGAACAGCAAAAGCATGTTTCCAAGTCAGTATTCATAGAAGTGTGGCTTACAGAGCACAGAATGACAAACTTTTCTCCTTGAGCCTAAAGAAAGTATGGAAGTAGTAAAGGAAAATGTCCCCTAAGCATTGACTTGGGTAATTAAAGTGCAATTGAGAATCTTTCAGAAAAAAGATAAAGCAGGTGCAAAATGCCTGTTGTGTAACATGCCACAGAAGATCGGTCAGCACAAATGAAAATGCAATTTCTTACCACTGAATCATCAATTTGAGAGATGCTATTGTGACTCATATCCAAAGTTGTTAAAGTTCTCCAAGTTGGGATAACTGCTGTCACTGGACAACTCGAAGTTGCACCCTCTGGCTCCCACTGATCAAATTCAGAGGCCTCAGGCACCAGGATTTCCTGTTTAAGACAAAGACACTAAAATACTACACTTACATCTTCAGTAAAAGCTAACAGTTTAAAAGAGAATCCAAAGAACCTTATGTAAGTACGGAAGATTTAAGCTTTACAATCACCTAGATTAAAGCTGTAAGTCTTAAAATGTGAGCCAACTTGGTCAAAATTGTTTTAGATTTCCAGGGAGTTCCAACAGTAGCAACTGATGCAAAGTGTGGAACATGGAAGAACAAAAGAGGGACTGTGAAAATTCTGCTACTGAATATCGTGTGCCAAATCAAAGCCCATAAGACACACGCATGTAGTTGGGGATGAACAACAGAAACATTCCAATAAAAGCATCAAAAGTATGTCCCCATGAAGGACTGCATGTGAACGCTTCCACTTAAAGCTGAGATTCTGAAAGGTTAGTAAACCCTTTCAGTTGCAtggttttaaaagcaaaaagtgCAAAAGACAGTACAGAAAGAGTACACAGACTCCAGAATGTGCATGTTACTTTCACATCTGCTCTGAACACCCATCAGAAGCAGGAACTCACCTTCATCGATGTTGCCGAAAAGCGAACACTCATTGTGGCCAGAGCATGCTTTGATGAAGTCAGTCCCTTGATAAGCTTTCCCCCACAGTGACTGATCTgtttaaataaaaacaaaacacaatgtTATAAAGAAAGGCTACAAAAAACTTGAGAAACCAAAGATCACTGAAAGCTTCGATGGTAAATCTTCTACCAATGTGGAAAGTAGCTATTGCACTCCCTTAAAATCCCCTGAGGTTATTGAGTCAGAAACACAAACACCTGGTAAAACTGCAGGAAGAAATTAGAGATACATTCACAGAAACGTGAAATTCAAACATTTGAACAAAGTTTCTTGCCATTGACTTTCCACTACCCCCGTAAGTTCTCCGAGATGAAACTACCCAGGCTGTTTAATACGGCATAGAATTGTACTGTTGCAGGACCAAAAGAGAGGCATCTCAAGAGAGGCATGTTTATTTAAATATCCTACATTCTTTATTCTAAGCAAGGAAGAGGAAATGACTAGGAAGTAAGGATATTAATCTGAGCTTTTAACAAGTTAATGAACTAATTACACAGACTGAAGTATTTTATTCTGCAGCTGAGTTTGAAATATTGCCACCAAAGGTGTGCTACAGCCTGTGTCCAGCTGCCAGGTTCTTCTCTACAGGTGGTCACATGCATGTGCAACCATGACTGTCCTAGTTGCTACTGTATCAGGGAAACCACACAGACACCCACAGAACTCCTGACATGTTGAGAAAAGCATTTCTGCATTACCATTTAATTTTTGGACGGTGTTGAATGCTAGATGCGAATCTCAGTTTGGTGACAATCAACCCAAAACTTCTCATTAAATACTCAACTACAAAATTCTGCAAGACCAaaacctccttccttccccatcCTTAAGCAAAGCTACAGCTgaagctgtgctcacagcaaagGAGACAAGTGATACTGTTCTGTAGTAGCCTCTCGGCAAAGGCATTTTTGCAGAGCCTCTAAAACACTGAGCTGTATCTCAGTCATACCTCAATTTGCTGAAGTGATTTGAAAATCGAGAGGTCAAAAGGCAAGAGATGCTCCTGAATGTTACTGGTTCCAAAAGGTCCTCCTGTTCCCGTCACCTAGCAATCAACATTTAAGAGAGTTACTGCACACAATGCCACTTGTCCTTGTATCGGTTTATCTTACACAAAGTACAACATAAGTACAACAGACTGGAAAGACAGACAAAACTCCAACCAATTTTTCAAGTATGGAATGGTCAATGAAACTTACAGATTaactcttcagaaaaaaaaaaagacttaggTGCTCCAGATAAGTGCATTGAGCTTGAATCACTGAGCTTGAACTGCCACCTTGTGCTTGTATTTTGTAGCACATGGGACGCGCAAAAAACTCTTGGCAAGTCTGGCAAAGGAGTCATCCTCAGCTGACCAAGCCAGAGCTGCATTCACTGAAAACTTCATGAAACACCAGGATCCTCTAAGACAGAATTGTCTTCAGTTCCCCTAAAGGGATCAAGCACATGGCACTGACAAGATGGATTTGAAGAAAACATTAGACATTGGTACACATCTAATAAAACTGCATCCAGTATTTGCATGTGTCCACTGGATCCCGGCCTTAGAGCATATAAACAACACAAAAGGTAAGCCAGCAGCTTTATTTATATTTGCTGTGAATAGAATTTTGGGAGACATCTCTTGAACTTTTTGTCTGGTCTTAGATACATCCCACAGGCTCTGAAGCATGTAAGCTCAGAGCACTCACAAGCACTCAGTATCAGAAATTACAAAGCTGGATCTTTATCTAGATGATGTACTCCTCAGCCAGAGAATCCTGTTCAGAAAACTCCACACAGAGGATGGGAAAGGTCAGTGACGAGTTACAGGACCAATCTAGCTGTGATTTAGCCTTCACAACTTCCAAGTCCTCCAGTGAAGCTTCCTCCAACCCATTCCCTTTGTTTCTCCTTGAACGCACCATACAGTTaaaaggaagctcttcacaataAAAGGGCTAAAGAAGTTTTTAAGCTCTAATGAGCACTTCTAAACAAAACCTAAATGACACAACTCAAAGTCTTTCCGCTTCAATTATTTGTTAGGAGAAAACCCAACCTGTCTGCAGACAAACGACCTGTTCAGAGGCTATTTTTACATTTATTCAGAAATGGTAATTTGTATGGAAATTAAATGCCATTTTATCTAAGAAACCGagatttttttaatctctttgtTGGTTTctagtgtttgggtttttaaatTTATTcaaccaaaaccccccaaaacttTCAGATAGTCAAAGATAAAGACAGGAAGACGATTTTCATATGCAGGTATGTATGCACACGTATAGATACCCACTAGCCCACCACTAGTATCTGCAAAGACTGCAGAGGGTTGAAGAGAACAGGTATCTATATCCCCATTCCTCCCAGCATCCACTGAGATCCTGTGACTGCATCTCCACAGAGAGCACAGCTGAAGATACCACACTGGAGAATCAACCTCTTTGCTAGAGAGCTGCCTGTGCATTGAAGGTGGGCAGAATACACACTTGTTTAACATCGACTTCTAAATGCTTGCAGGTGTTTCCTATCAGTGAAGATTTTGTGCATTCAAGATCAACTTCAGAGGTATGCTAAGAATTACATCAGCCTAGCAGATACAACATCTCTTACGTTTATGCAAGTATAACTCACCTTCAAATACTTAAGTCTACAAGTGAAATCCAGAATGTGACCTAGATCTGTCTTGGCATCTCCATTAGCACATGTAGGCTTCCCCTGTAGCAACTGCTGAGTGACAGCATATAGCTGCAAGGGTCTGATAGTGAAGACTTCTCCAGCCATTAACAGCTGCTCCCCTAAAAAGCAGAGTATGATGATATCAAACACTGCAATGGTtacacaagaggaaatggtacAGAAAAGATCTAATGGTACAGGTTAAGTGTTTGTCATTTATACTCTAAGCTTGACTGAGGTACCAGAACAATGCCCTTGACACTAAACTCTGAAATAAGACTGTGTTTCAACACCAGAATAGTTTGGGTATTTAAATGGGCACTGATAAAATGCTGAAGCTCCTAAAATGACTAATGGCAACTTTCCCTCAATCTTAACAGGACTGGAGTCAAAGTTCATTCACATAATTTAAGCAACTGAAGTTTTTTCCAGTATATCCTCTATAGCAGTTAGGATTTATTCTATTTATCAAAAAATGCCATCTACAAAATGGACCTGAAATTTTCTGCTATACTGTCTCAAAATCAGAATTGTATCAAGTATGCTTGTCCTGGAGAATGAGGGAACTTTCATCACATTAATATCAATGCAAACTCCCAGAACAGGAAATTTGCTACCTCATATTACTATTTCTAGAATCAAATGAGATCATTAAAGTAGGAAACAGCATCTGAAATCCTCTCTGAAAGCACCAGGAGAGTTAATGTGGACTACAGCAGTCAGAACACACACATGTGGAATTAATCTCTCAGTTTAGGACATTAGTTTTACTTCATGGAGAGCATCAGCTTTCATAAGTAGAGTTCTCAGAAATGCTCCAAGGAGTAAAATTCTCTTTGACTTCAGTGGGAGGAAATCCAAGACTCCAGCTGCACattactggaaggccacaccaACATAGAGTAGTCAGATAGTAATGATTCTGATATCTCTAAAACTACAGGCACTATGCAGacaggaaagatttcttcagGAGATTCCTTAAAACCTTCCAAAATTTGCCTCATGGATCCTGTGAGATGGCTTCACCTGAAGTTAACTGTGCCAGAACAATCTGAAATGGCACACTGAAATCTGCCCAGCCAAGTGGAATTATACAGCAGAATCTAGCATGTCCTTACAAGAACTGGCATGGATTAATCATTTCTCATGGCTCCTGCTGTTAACAGGCCAGTTAGAACTATTGCAGTTACAGTAAGTGCACATCATTTTCACCTGCCAGCCTCAGAAAACACAATTATTTAACTGACCAGAAGGCCTGGCTATTCCTGAATTTTGGAAGAACAGTATTAACACAAAAACATTTCCTTACAGGTTACACTCAAACATGCCATGAGAGAAAGCTTAACAAAAGCTTCTGATCATCAGTACCAGACCCTAGCCTTTGAGGACACAGAGTCCTTTCCAAAACCTAAAttctctgttttgtttccaACCATGGCTGCGCTACT
This genomic interval carries:
- the NISCH gene encoding nischarin isoform X2 encodes the protein MEVAAGGEDGEEPPREARVLGSELVDTYTVYIIQVSVGNHQWTVKHRYSDFHDLHEKLVSEKKIDKNLLPPKKIIGKNSKSLVEKRQKELEIYLQTLLIKFPVTAPKILSHFLHFHLYEINGITAALAEELFHKGEQLLMAGEVFTIRPLQLYAVTQQLLQGKPTCANGDAKTDLGHILDFTCRLKYLKVTGTGGPFGTSNIQEHLLPFDLSIFKSLQQIEISHCGGKLIKGLTSSKHALATMSVRFSATSMKEILVPEASEFDQWEPEGATSSCPVTAVIPTWRTLTTLDMSHNSISQIDDSVKLIPKIEFLDLSHNGVSLVENLQHLYNLVHLDLSYNKLTSLEGVHTKLGNIKTLNLAGNQLERLSGLNKLYSLVNLDLSNNKIDQIEEVKNIGNLPCLEKVVLSSNPLSIIPDYRTKVLAQFGDRASEVCLDNIVTTEKELDTVEVLKAIQKAKEVKYKLSSSDKKISEDSRLTAASSKSNCSSLTVRPSSPSLPGPVSSSQEIICEETVLASSLLQSSGSTPTDHTVPQRCFETPDSRCKNQPPASLLDSFKEHGNCHHRCSDRSEEEHCAVPDLWNTIILPSNCMSYTATNQDFIQHLSASIVQAVQRSTSSFTESKGSPPGDSGTTDKEDGYFEMGLHEGDQTFEFSTTSDTWSSDDIAMESVDIAKMLWSFSIHIHKGLRQFASCLVLTNDMLAVFEIPHQELRGNCQHLPSALKLVLCFPYTDLTEFGFLLPEICLTLKLKTSDSCLFIISDSQNLQDFYSCLHTRCSQHYTSVLPSSTLYCGKANLQEFLCKLMEWHCISAEDIEIKGYFPTYLVCGNKSNIQKTLHQTESAGNSKDGSKNVLCSALYSSMYRSSDQNACVVHPCWIFLTAQHFYLLKVDFSLVPGKWIGTEELESVFKLSRIPLASLVLHPTHSCPQQKDSFLDGHVLELLVGYRCITAVFVLPHEKFHFLRIYSLLRTLLQDVKTIIIIKASSKSDAVRNHIVETSRHGQSSSFCKPHLTLSSLYPSEILVQKITEDNQIPLHLHVSVSLQYVAGLKGNALVEFFHGNIAEFSP
- the NISCH gene encoding nischarin isoform X4 is translated as MEVAAGGEDGEEPPREARVLGSELVDTYTVYIIQVSVGNHQWTVKHRYSDFHDLHEKLVSEKKIDKNLLPPKKIIGKNSKSLVEKRQKELEIYLQTLLIKFPVTAPKILSHFLHFHLYEINGITAALAEELFHKGEQLLMAGEVFTIRPLQLYAVTQQLLQGKPTCANGDAKTDLGHILDFTCRLKYLKVTGTGGPFGTSNIQEHLLPFDLSIFKSLQQIEISHCGGKLIKGLTSSKHALATMSVRFSATSMKEILVPEASEFDQWEPEGATSSCPVTAVIPTWRTLTTLDMSHNSISQIDDSVKLIPKIEFLDLSHNGVSLVENLQHLYNLVHLDLSYNKLTSLEGVHTKLGNIKTLNLAGNQLERLSGLNKLYSLVNLDLSNNKIDQIEEVKNIGNLPCLEKVVLSSNPLSIIPDYRTKVLAQFGDRASEVCLDNIVTTEKELDTVEVLKAIQKAKEVKYKLSSSDKKISEDSRLTAASSKSNCSSLTVRPSSPSLPGPVSSSQGNHK